In Hyphomicrobiales bacterium, a single window of DNA contains:
- a CDS encoding methyltransferase domain-containing protein, with protein sequence MRQSPKIEALNATDVQKAYRRWAPFYDQTFGKLVEAGVQQTVARANQFKGRLLEVGVGTGLALPHYAPHLSVTGIDVSADMLAKARQRVGEESLSNIESLLEMDATALTLEDASFDVAAAMYVITVVPDPARVMHEMARVVKPGGTVLVASHFSTQGITGVIERGLAKQAPRLGWRPEFPIDTVLVSDKLRLVSLQPIKPLGFFTLLEFRRQS encoded by the coding sequence ATGCGCCAATCACCGAAGATCGAAGCCCTCAACGCCACCGACGTGCAGAAGGCCTACCGCCGCTGGGCCCCATTTTACGACCAGACCTTCGGCAAGCTCGTTGAGGCGGGGGTGCAGCAAACGGTGGCCCGCGCCAACCAGTTCAAGGGCCGCCTGCTCGAAGTGGGCGTGGGCACGGGCCTCGCGCTGCCACATTACGCGCCACATCTTTCGGTCACGGGCATTGATGTTTCGGCCGACATGCTGGCCAAGGCGCGGCAGCGCGTGGGCGAGGAAAGTCTCTCCAACATCGAATCCCTTCTCGAAATGGATGCCACCGCGCTTACCCTGGAGGATGCGAGCTTCGATGTGGCGGCCGCCATGTATGTGATCACCGTGGTGCCCGATCCCGCGCGCGTGATGCACGAGATGGCCCGCGTGGTGAAGCCCGGCGGCACGGTGCTTGTGGCAAGCCACTTCTCCACGCAAGGCATCACCGGCGTGATCGAGCGCGGCCTCGCCAAGCAGGCACCGCGGTTGGGCTGGCGGCCCGAGTTTCCCATCGATACCGTTCTCGTCAGCGACAAGCTGCGCCTCGTGAGCCTCCAGCCGATCAAGCCGCTGGGTTTCTTCACGCTGCTTGAATTCCGCCGTCAGAGCTGA
- a CDS encoding GNAT family N-acetyltransferase gives MMMAFISDPAARWAWSDQLQFLTVFLPLVNLFGGKSFDHDCAHVIGDFHGVAQWLPPGVHPDDEAIGELFARHMSEPRLGEVLSLFEQMAAFHPSEPHWYLPLIGVDPLFRGRGYGTLLMQQGLAVCDRSHQCVYLEFTSPLNRTLYERFGFRTLGEIRSGDSPPLFPMLREPH, from the coding sequence ATGATGATGGCCTTCATTTCAGACCCGGCAGCCAGGTGGGCGTGGTCCGATCAGCTTCAGTTTCTGACCGTCTTCCTTCCACTCGTGAACCTCTTCGGCGGAAAGTCGTTTGATCATGATTGCGCTCACGTCATTGGCGATTTCCATGGTGTCGCGCAGTGGCTGCCGCCGGGCGTACATCCCGATGACGAAGCGATCGGTGAATTGTTCGCGAGGCACATGTCCGAGCCGCGCCTCGGCGAAGTGCTGTCACTGTTTGAACAAATGGCCGCCTTTCACCCGTCGGAGCCGCATTGGTATCTTCCGCTGATCGGCGTTGATCCACTTTTTCGCGGCCGGGGATACGGGACGCTGCTGATGCAGCAAGGCCTGGCTGTCTGTGACCGCAGCCACCAGTGTGTATATCTTGAATTCACCAGCCCCCTGAACCGCACGCTTTATGAGCGTTTCGGATTCCGGACGCTGGGCGAAATCCGCTCGGGCGATTCACCGCCCCTGTTCCCGATGCTGCGCGAGCCGCACTAG
- a CDS encoding HAD-IIB family hydrolase: MKPLSDIPAASLRGLKAVLTDIDDTLTLHGRLPAPAYAALEDLRRAGLKVIPITGRPAGWCDHIARMWPVDAVVGENGAFYFAYDDKARRMERVYAQTPDVRSANTAKLWDIAHAVLKEFPGTAIASDQAYREIDVAIDFCEDVPALPLATAQAIAERFHAAGAEAKVSSIHVNAWFGAHDKLSMSLRLLADKFNLSHEQAKAAVAYCGDSPNDAPMYAGFPFGVGVANIRPLAHLMKHLPAYVTDGEGGTGFAEFAARVLKAKA; the protein is encoded by the coding sequence ATGAAACCGCTCTCAGACATTCCGGCCGCCAGCCTGCGCGGTCTCAAAGCCGTGCTCACGGATATCGATGACACATTGACCCTGCATGGCCGCCTGCCGGCGCCAGCCTATGCCGCGCTGGAAGACCTGCGGCGCGCCGGGTTGAAGGTCATCCCCATCACCGGCCGCCCCGCAGGCTGGTGCGATCACATCGCCCGCATGTGGCCGGTCGATGCCGTGGTGGGCGAAAACGGCGCCTTCTATTTCGCCTACGACGACAAGGCCCGGCGCATGGAGCGCGTCTATGCCCAGACACCCGATGTGCGCAGTGCCAACACCGCGAAGCTCTGGGACATTGCCCATGCGGTGCTGAAGGAATTCCCCGGCACGGCCATCGCCTCGGACCAGGCCTATCGCGAAATCGATGTGGCCATCGACTTCTGCGAGGACGTGCCGGCCCTGCCGCTGGCGACGGCGCAGGCCATTGCCGAACGCTTTCACGCCGCCGGGGCAGAGGCCAAGGTCAGTTCCATCCATGTCAACGCATGGTTCGGCGCTCACGACAAATTATCAATGTCCCTCAGGCTCTTGGCCGACAAGTTCAACCTTTCGCATGAGCAGGCGAAGGCCGCTGTGGCCTATTGTGGTGACAGCCCCAACGACGCACCGATGTATGCCGGATTCCCCTTCGGCGTGGGCGTCGCGAACATTCGCCCGCTCGCCCACCTGATGAAGCATCTCCCGGCCTACGTGACCGACGGCGAAGGCGGCACCGGCTTCGCCGAATTCGCCGCCCGCGTGTTGAAAGCGAAGGCTTAG
- a CDS encoding CDP-alcohol phosphatidyltransferase family protein: MKKGIAWSVHAFTTFGIVAGFLALVAVLKNDAFTAFIWLGVALFVDGVDGSLARKARVTEYTPNFDGASLDLVIDYFTYVAVPALMIYWFNMVPLEFIFSGSTWSLIAAVIIMAVSCYTFANVGMKSSDYYFVGFPAIWNVVVLYFYLLGTGAVTNLITVVVLAVLTFIPVKFVHPLRVSHWRSWTIPMTVLWAAMTLSLIISKKFPENDGIVETIEVWLFGLASLYFAAISLWRTFILGDKGEDEDDGEETKPQPQSPA; this comes from the coding sequence ATCAAGAAGGGCATCGCCTGGTCGGTCCACGCCTTTACGACCTTTGGCATCGTCGCCGGCTTTCTCGCCCTCGTCGCCGTCCTGAAGAACGACGCCTTCACCGCCTTCATCTGGCTTGGCGTGGCGCTGTTCGTGGATGGCGTGGATGGCTCACTCGCGCGCAAGGCCCGCGTCACGGAATACACACCCAATTTCGACGGTGCCTCCCTCGACCTGGTGATCGACTACTTCACTTATGTCGCCGTGCCTGCCCTGATGATCTACTGGTTCAACATGGTGCCGCTGGAATTCATCTTTTCCGGCAGCACCTGGAGCCTCATCGCCGCCGTCATCATCATGGCGGTGTCGTGCTACACCTTCGCCAATGTCGGGATGAAATCATCCGACTACTATTTCGTCGGCTTCCCGGCGATCTGGAACGTGGTGGTGCTCTACTTCTATCTGCTGGGCACGGGAGCGGTCACAAACCTCATCACGGTGGTGGTCCTCGCCGTGCTCACCTTCATTCCCGTCAAGTTCGTGCACCCCCTGCGGGTGAGCCACTGGCGCTCATGGACCATCCCCATGACCGTGCTCTGGGCGGCCATGACGCTGAGCCTCATCATCTCCAAGAAGTTCCCGGAAAACGACGGCATCGTCGAGACCATCGAGGTCTGGCTTTTCGGTCTTGCATCCTTGTATTTCGCGGCGATTTCGCTGTGGCGCACCTTCATTCTGGGCGACAAGGGCGAGGACGAAGACGACGGCGAGGAAACAAAGCCGCAGCCGCAATCACCTGCTTGA
- the mnmA gene encoding tRNA 2-thiouridine(34) synthase MnmA has product MTLSLSPEVLALVHGAMALPGDPARHRVVCAMSGGVDSSVAAALLKAAGYDVVGITLQLYDHGEAIRRKGACCAGQDIHDARRVAAALGIPHYVLDFESRFRESVIDDFVSSYVQGATPIPCVRCNQTVKFADLLGYARDLDASALATGHYIESRTRADGRRDLVTPQDMARDQSYFLFATTQAQADFLRFPLGRLPKSETRALAAELGLVVAEKPDSQDICFVPDGNYADLILKLRPDAAEAGDIVHVDGHVLGRHAGIIHFTIGQRRGLGIASGEPLFVVRLDAGKKQVIVGPREALKRHDIALADVNWLGDAPLADDPLPVFAKIRSSRPPVEATVRRVGTGASVSILAGEYGVSPGQACVLYDGLGSSARLLGGGFISPN; this is encoded by the coding sequence ATGACGCTGTCGCTTTCACCTGAGGTTCTGGCCCTCGTCCACGGGGCCATGGCGCTGCCTGGCGACCCGGCGCGGCACCGGGTGGTGTGCGCCATGTCGGGCGGCGTCGATTCGTCCGTGGCAGCAGCCCTGTTGAAGGCGGCGGGATATGACGTCGTGGGCATCACCCTGCAGCTTTACGACCATGGCGAGGCGATCCGGCGGAAGGGCGCCTGCTGCGCCGGGCAGGACATTCACGATGCACGCCGCGTCGCGGCCGCCCTCGGCATTCCCCACTACGTGCTCGATTTCGAATCGCGCTTCCGCGAATCCGTGATCGACGATTTCGTCTCGTCTTATGTACAGGGCGCGACACCCATTCCCTGTGTCCGCTGCAACCAGACCGTCAAGTTCGCCGATCTTCTGGGCTACGCCCGCGATCTCGATGCAAGTGCGTTGGCCACAGGCCATTATATCGAGAGCCGCACCCGCGCCGATGGCCGCCGCGATCTGGTGACGCCGCAGGACATGGCGCGCGACCAGAGCTACTTCCTCTTCGCAACAACGCAGGCCCAGGCCGACTTCCTGCGCTTTCCGCTCGGCCGCTTGCCCAAGAGCGAGACGCGCGCGCTTGCGGCGGAGCTGGGACTGGTGGTCGCCGAAAAACCCGACAGCCAGGACATCTGCTTCGTGCCGGACGGCAACTATGCCGACCTCATCCTCAAGCTGCGGCCGGATGCTGCGGAAGCGGGCGACATCGTGCATGTGGATGGACATGTGCTCGGCCGTCATGCCGGCATCATCCATTTCACCATCGGCCAGCGCCGCGGCCTTGGCATTGCCAGCGGCGAGCCGCTCTTCGTGGTCAGGCTCGATGCCGGGAAGAAGCAGGTGATTGTTGGTCCGCGCGAGGCGCTGAAGCGCCACGACATCGCGCTCGCCGACGTCAATTGGCTGGGCGATGCGCCGCTGGCGGATGATCCGCTACCTGTCTTTGCCAAAATCCGCTCCAGCCGTCCGCCGGTGGAGGCCACCGTGCGCCGCGTCGGCACAGGCGCCAGCGTCTCGATCCTCGCAGGGGAGTACGGCGTGTCTCCCGGGCAGGCTTGTGTGCTCTACGATGGACTTGGTTCCAGCGCGCGTCTGCTGGGCGGTGGATTCATTTCACCGAATTGA
- a CDS encoding substrate-binding domain-containing protein, whose product MLTRRFLLSTAALGLASRALAQDAVVPLRLALIAPRAGDDYFVGCREGALQAAAEVAGAQLSFMAPPEEDATRQAALVDDIVAQRYDAILISPIPSDVVIAACEKAIAAGLRVISFDTPLPPGARHLHLRTPDVADAAPALLQAMNTALGKKGEVALLSTAPQRADHQAFLKALQHEWLKPDYENLILITTVFGQSNVHVAYAEALAIVQAYPNLRGIIAPDAPALMGAARAVQDLGRTQSIKLTGVGLPSRLAGLVRNGEVPTFITWSPVDVGYAAARIALSILRNEEAILADAPLRAGRLGELVVDKGGVAKVAELITVDAASIDKYDDLF is encoded by the coding sequence ATGCTCACCCGACGGTTTCTCCTGTCCACCGCTGCTCTTGGTCTCGCATCCCGTGCTTTGGCGCAGGATGCCGTGGTGCCTCTCCGCCTTGCCCTGATCGCGCCCCGCGCTGGCGATGACTATTTTGTCGGCTGTCGTGAAGGGGCATTGCAGGCCGCTGCCGAGGTGGCGGGCGCCCAACTCAGCTTCATGGCACCACCGGAAGAGGATGCCACACGGCAAGCCGCCCTTGTCGATGACATTGTTGCACAACGCTATGATGCGATCCTCATTTCGCCCATTCCCTCAGACGTGGTGATTGCCGCCTGCGAGAAGGCCATCGCCGCCGGCCTGCGCGTGATCTCGTTCGATACGCCGCTGCCGCCGGGGGCCCGCCACCTTCATCTCCGCACGCCTGACGTGGCGGATGCAGCACCGGCTTTGCTGCAAGCCATGAACACGGCCCTTGGAAAAAAGGGCGAAGTGGCTCTTCTCTCCACCGCCCCGCAGCGCGCCGACCATCAGGCCTTCCTCAAGGCCTTGCAACATGAATGGCTGAAGCCCGACTACGAGAACCTGATCCTTATCACCACCGTCTTCGGCCAGAGCAACGTGCATGTGGCCTACGCGGAGGCGCTCGCCATTGTGCAGGCCTATCCCAACCTGCGTGGCATCATTGCGCCCGATGCCCCGGCACTGATGGGTGCGGCCCGCGCGGTGCAGGATCTGGGCCGGACGCAAAGCATCAAGCTGACAGGTGTCGGCCTGCCGTCGCGGCTTGCGGGCCTCGTGCGCAATGGCGAGGTGCCCACCTTCATCACCTGGAGTCCGGTGGACGTGGGTTATGCCGCGGCGCGCATCGCGCTCTCGATCCTCCGCAACGAGGAAGCGATCCTCGCCGATGCACCGCTTCGCGCAGGCAGGCTGGGTGAACTGGTGGTGGACAAGGGTGGCGTGGCCAAGGTGGCTGAACTCATCACCGTCGATGCCGCCTCGATCGACAAGTACGACGATCTCTTCTGA
- a CDS encoding DUF1153 domain-containing protein yields the protein MNGQLRPRVNYVIGPDGSPLTIADLPPPGSHRWVIRRKAEVVAAVRGGLLSLEEACERYTLTTEEYLSWQRALDKNGLAGLRTTRIQQYRS from the coding sequence ATGAACGGTCAGTTGCGTCCCCGCGTCAATTACGTCATCGGCCCCGATGGGAGCCCGCTGACAATCGCCGACCTGCCCCCGCCTGGCAGCCATCGCTGGGTGATCCGGCGAAAAGCTGAAGTCGTGGCAGCGGTGCGCGGCGGTCTCCTCTCTCTCGAGGAAGCCTGCGAGCGCTACACGCTGACAACGGAAGAATATCTTTCGTGGCAACGCGCCCTCGACAAGAACGGCCTTGCAGGCCTGCGCACCACGCGCATCCAGCAATACCGCTCCTGA
- a CDS encoding FAD-binding oxidoreductase produces the protein MVQSVLIVGGGILGASLAFHLAEAGADVRLLESDRTVGGVATPNSWAWINASWGNAPDYFRLRHESMKQWHNLDARVPGLVLNWCGGLLWDLPEKDLLAYAAERNAQGYGVRVIDGAEVRRIEPALASPPDLAVHVAGEGVVEPVHAVERLLAAAQAKGAKVLQGTTARWLIERKGRIVGVMTEEGDLDADIVVLAAGASCRKLLKHVGQDLAMDEPPGLLVHSAPAPELLRGLVMAPELHVRQTADGRLVAGTDFGGTDPGDNPQAAADELFTKLKAFLQHGDTLQLEQFTVGYRPTPRDGVSAIGAIPAIEGLYLCLTHSGITLAPALGSFGAAEIMGQGRHPLLAPFSPGRLLTHT, from the coding sequence ATGGTTCAAAGCGTTCTCATTGTCGGCGGCGGAATCCTAGGGGCATCGCTGGCCTTTCACCTGGCGGAAGCAGGCGCCGATGTGCGCCTTCTCGAGTCCGATCGCACAGTGGGTGGTGTCGCCACACCCAATTCCTGGGCCTGGATCAACGCCAGTTGGGGCAATGCGCCCGACTACTTCCGCCTCCGCCACGAATCCATGAAGCAGTGGCACAACCTCGATGCCCGCGTGCCCGGTCTGGTGTTGAACTGGTGCGGCGGCTTGCTGTGGGACTTGCCGGAAAAGGACCTTCTCGCCTACGCCGCCGAGCGCAACGCGCAAGGCTACGGCGTGCGCGTCATTGATGGCGCCGAAGTCCGCCGCATCGAACCAGCGCTGGCATCGCCGCCCGACCTTGCCGTTCATGTCGCGGGCGAAGGCGTCGTCGAACCGGTCCATGCCGTGGAACGGTTGCTGGCCGCCGCGCAGGCCAAGGGTGCAAAGGTTCTTCAGGGCACCACCGCGCGCTGGCTCATCGAAAGGAAGGGCCGCATCGTGGGTGTGATGACGGAGGAGGGCGACCTCGACGCCGACATCGTCGTGCTCGCCGCCGGTGCCTCCTGCCGCAAATTGTTGAAGCATGTGGGACAGGACCTTGCGATGGATGAACCGCCGGGCCTGCTCGTGCACTCGGCACCAGCGCCCGAACTCCTGCGTGGCCTCGTCATGGCGCCGGAGCTTCACGTCCGCCAGACTGCCGATGGCCGGCTTGTGGCGGGCACGGACTTTGGCGGTACTGATCCCGGTGACAATCCGCAGGCCGCCGCAGATGAACTCTTCACCAAGCTGAAAGCCTTTTTGCAGCACGGCGACACGCTGCAACTGGAACAGTTCACCGTTGGCTACCGTCCAACGCCGCGCGACGGTGTCTCCGCCATCGGCGCCATTCCGGCGATCGAAGGTCTCTACCTCTGCCTCACCCATTCCGGCATCACGCTGGCGCCAGCCCTTGGCTCATTCGGCGCGGCGGAGATCATGGGGCAGGGCCGCCACCCGCTCCTTGCACCATTCTCTCCTGGACGATTGCTCACACACACATGA
- a CDS encoding sterol desaturase family protein: MDQIIAIVTSKGGIILAALAVFLILERLFPVARWVGGVWRVVKNLGLAGVNALLSPLIVLPLTQFAAGHALHWRPEGWSGGWLILADLLLLDCWIYWWHRLNHQLPLLWRFHEVHHLDETLDASSALRFHFGEVVLSSLVRAGVIVVLDIPFTSVVWFELLVALNAIFHHSNLKLPFWLEYPLSRIIVTPSIHWVHHHAVRRDTDSNYAALLSVWDRLFGSSSATARTPAMPIGVEGLRDKPGAALVARPFAPRRRP; encoded by the coding sequence ATGGACCAGATCATCGCCATCGTCACCAGCAAGGGCGGAATCATTCTTGCTGCACTCGCCGTCTTCCTCATCCTGGAACGGCTCTTCCCCGTGGCGCGCTGGGTGGGTGGCGTTTGGCGGGTGGTGAAGAATCTCGGTCTGGCCGGAGTGAACGCGCTGCTCTCGCCGCTCATCGTCCTGCCGCTCACGCAGTTTGCCGCTGGTCATGCGCTGCACTGGCGGCCGGAAGGGTGGAGCGGGGGATGGCTCATCCTTGCCGATTTGCTGCTGCTTGATTGCTGGATCTATTGGTGGCACCGGCTCAACCATCAACTGCCGCTGCTCTGGCGTTTCCACGAGGTGCATCATCTCGATGAGACTCTGGATGCAAGTTCGGCGCTGCGCTTTCACTTCGGTGAAGTGGTGCTGTCGTCACTTGTGCGCGCAGGCGTGATCGTCGTGCTCGACATCCCGTTCACAAGCGTGGTGTGGTTTGAATTGCTGGTGGCGCTGAACGCGATCTTCCACCACTCCAACCTGAAGCTCCCGTTCTGGCTTGAATATCCGCTGTCACGGATCATCGTCACGCCGTCGATCCACTGGGTCCACCATCATGCGGTGCGGCGTGACACGGATTCGAATTATGCCGCGCTGCTGTCGGTGTGGGACCGGCTCTTCGGCAGCAGCAGCGCCACGGCGCGCACCCCCGCCATGCCGATTGGCGTTGAAGGTCTCCGCGACAAGCCGGGTGCGGCGCTGGTGGCGCGGCCGTTTGCGCCGCGCCGCCGGCCATAG